One Synechococcus sp. Nb3U1 genomic window, AGGCCGAAATACGCCAGGCACTCAATCAACACCTGTTCCAACTGGCGCAAATACTCATGTAAATCCGGTTGGTGGCGCCTGAGGTTCAGCAGCGGATAGCCCACCCATTGGCCGGGGCCATGGTAAGTAACCTCCCCTCCCCGTTCCACCCGCAAGACTTCTATGGCTTTTCCAGAAGTCACGGGTTGTTCGTGCGGAGCACTAGGGGATCCAATCAGCGGTGAAAGGCTATGGAGACTCCGTCCCGCTGACGCGAAAAGGAACTTAGGGTCAGCCCCGGCCCCCAGGGTATAAACCGCAGGATGGGTGAGCAGCAACAAGCCATCGGGCAACTGGGGATCCCGGATCATGCGAGCCAACCGGGTCTGTTGCCAGGCCCAAGCGGTGCGGTAGGGAACTTCGCCAGGTTGATGAAGTAGAAGATGGGGTCGTTCTTGCACCACAGGGATGGCTAGGGGCCTGTAAAGACAATGTCGAAGGCGATGCTGATGCGAGGCTCGGTACCGACATAAGGAATGGTACGATGCCAGAGATGAGAGGGGAACAACACCAGCAAACCTGGCTGCGGCTGAATTTTCTGAACCAAAGGATGATTGGGCGCTTGGGCGAAGGGAAAACGCTCAGGATAAGTGCCAAACTCCAGCCATCCAGAAGGATCTGTTAGATCAATACCCATAGATTGGGGCACTTGCACGTAGTACACCCCACTCAGGCTGGCGGAAGGATGCACATGGGGGATCTGATGTCCCTGAGACTGCATCACCACCGCCCACAGATCCCGCACCTGAAACTGACCTTGGCTACGCTCTCGCCAGGGATGATCCGGAGGCAACTGGGGCAAGAGCTGCTCTAGATAAAGGGGCACGGTTGTCGCAATTCGGGATCCCAGGTGGTGCAGGGGATGATCTGGGTCAGCGGGGTTGAGATCTGCCAATAGGTTGCCGCTGTGATACCCACTACGAGTGGCGTTGCGGCTGCGCTCCCAAGTGAGGCTGGGGTGAGCCAAGATCCTCTCTGCCAAGCGTTGATTGAAACTGGCTGTTTCGTAAGGACTCTGTCCCGCTGACGCGAACAACTGGGTACTGGGAAAGGTTTGCACAAAGGTTTTGGGATCTGCCAAATGCCGCGCGCCATCCCAATTCTGCTGTTCGGCCTGAGCGATGGTTTGCAATGCCAAGGCCAGTGGATGGGCTGGATGAAGTTCCAAAGCCTTCTGACAGGCGGTTTCTGCTCCTAAGGGATCCCCTTTCATCAGCAGTAAATTGGCCAAATTGAGCTGTCCCTCCAACAGATGGGGATCCGCCAGCACGGCCCGTTGACAACAGTGCAACCCCTGCTCCAGCTTGCCCATCTGGCCAAAGGCATCTCCCAAATTGCTCAGGGCTTCGGCATACCCCGAACGGGCCAAAACCGCCTGCTGGTAACACTGCACCGCTTTTTCTAGTTGTCCCTGCTCTTCGTAAAGGGTGCCCAAGTTGTTGTGGGCTTCGGCAAAGTTGGGTTTGAGCTGAAGAGCCCGTTGATAACTCTGTTCGGCAGCCTGCCCATTTCCGCTGGCTTTCAGGGCATTGGCCAAGTTGTTGTGGGCCTCGACATAGTCGGGTTGCAGTTGAATGGCTTGTTCGTAAGCCTGGATCGCTTCTGACAGGGATCCCATCTCTTTCAATAGAATGCCGAGATCATTGTGGGCTTGGGCCGACTGAGGCTGTAACCGCACCACCTCTCGGTACTCCTGAGCCGCCTCTCGGTAAAGCTGAGCAGAACGCAACAACTGGGCAAAGTTCACCCGTGCTTCCAGATGATCCGGATCCAGGATCAGTGCTTGTCGATAGTGGGGAACCGCCTCCGCCAGGGATCCCTGGCTGTGCAGTAAAAAGGCCAGATTGTAGTGAGCATCCGCCTCTTCCGGTTGTAGATCCACCACTTTCTGCAAGTACCCCAATGCCTCCTGAAGCTGCCCCTGCCGGTAGGCGATCATCCCCAAAAGTTGCAGGGATCCCGTATGGTCGGGTTCTAAAGCTAGGATCTCCTGAGCCAATTGGGCCGCCTGCGGAACTTGCCCTTGCTGCCAATAGACAACACACTCGGCAAAGTGTCGCTCCAGATCCAAGGGCGCTTTTTGGGGAAATGGGGGCATAGGACTTGGCAACTTAGAGATATCTCCAAGTCAGATCTTACAGGTCAGAATCTCAAGTGTTTGAGTGCAATATCTCACTGCACTCAAATCCAGCCAGTGCTCACCCTCAGGCCACGGGCAAGTTGACCTGCGCCTGCAACCGCTCCAGTAAAGCACGCGGCTGCAATAGCCCTTCGATCCGGTCGATCGGCTGCCCATCCTTGAACAAAATCAGGGTCGGCAAGGCCTGAATGCCCCAGCGGGCGGCAATATTCGGGTATTTTTCCGTGTCCACCTTGATGAAGGAAACTGCATCCCCCACCTGAGGCTTCACTTGCTCCAACACATTGGCCATCAGCCGACAGGGGCCACACCAAGAGGCATAAAAATCCACCAGGATCGGGGTTTGGGATCCCTCAATCATGTCGGTAAAACTTTTGAACTGTTGCTTTTGAGCCATAGAACACTCCAACGATTATCCCAGAAAAACTTAAGATGCAATCATTTATATATTAACTGTTTGATTTAAGGCCAAAGGTAGGGCTCCTGCGACTGCTGGTTTCGGTTTCCCGCTAGGATATCTAGGGTTTAAGGCGATGTACCTGTAGTCTAGGCCGCTGCGATTGGGAATGGGGCAGACTTTACCAGGGCTTAACGATTCTGAAGGAGTGGGATCCAAATGGCAACGGGCAGTATGGTGAATCGTGGGGTGTTGGGATGGGTGCTGGTTGGAGCTGGGCTCAGCCTGTGGGGGGTGGGGCGTTGGGCCTGGGATTCCAGGGCAGGACTGACTCAACTGATGGCGGGGCTGCTGCTGATCCTGGGTACTTTGCTCTACTGGCTGAAAACCCGGCCTGCCGATCAACTATGGGTGGAGCCGAAAGGTTGGACGCTAACCCGGGAAACTCCGCGGCAGTGGCTCATCCGGGCAGAGTTTGTCGCCCGCAACCTCAACCCCCTCCTGGAGGTGACCCTGGCCCAAGTGAGTCCACGGCTGCACTTGCTCAGTGCCGGATCTTCAGAAGGGATCCACACCCTGCTGCGTTTGCGCTCTCGCCACGAGGATCTCCCTCCTCGCCACGACAATTACTGGCAAGCCTATATCATTGGCCCCCAAAGCCAGACCGGCCTGGAACTAGAGCTCGAGCTGACGGGAGACGAGCTTTCCGACTTGCGCTCCGCCTGGGTAGAGCTGGACTACATCCAATACGGGCGGCAACAACGTACCCTCAAAACCAGCCATTTGATCTTGCCGCTGCAGGAGGTGGATCCCCTGCCAGAGCTGAATTGGCAGAAACAAGAGCACCTAAGCTGGGCACCCATTCCCACCCATTTGCTCACCCCCAGCGATGACTGGCCTGCAGTGATCGAGCGCTACATTCGTCCCCATGCTCAGTCGGGAGATATCGTCACCATTTCTGAGACAGCCGCCGCGATTGTGCAAGGCCACTTCCGTCATCCCCTCCAGGTGAAACCCGGTCTCCTGGCCCGTACTCTGTGCTACTTTTTCCCCTCCAAAACCAGCCTTTCCAGTAGCTATGGGCTGCAAACCCTGATCGATTGTTCTGGTCCCTGGCGGGTGTTCTGGGCTTTTGTTGTCGGATCTTTGGCTAAGCTGTTGCGGATCCCGGGGGTATTTTATGCCCTGGCGGGAGAACAAGCTGCCCTCATCGATGATGTCACTGGAACTTTGCCTCCCTACGATCAATTTATTGTCTTGGGGCCGAAGGATCCCGAGGTATTGGTTCAGCACATCAAAACCCAAACGGGCTATGAAATTGCCATCGTTGATGCCAATGATCTCGGGGAAGTGAAGATCTTAGCAGCAACTTCTGGTGTTAAAGGATCCCTGGTGGAACAGGCGCTCAAGAAAAATCCGGCAGGAAACTCGGCAGAACAAACGCCCGTTGTGCTCATTCGCGCCCAGTAAAATTGGCTGAGGCTTTCCATCCCTGAACTTTCAGAGCTTGCATCGCCTGATGGGTAGATAAGAAAATGTGATCTGCTCCAATCTTCTCCACAAAATGAATCGCCTTGAGCCGATCCATCACCGGCCCTTTCACCTCCGCCATATGGAACTGCACCCCTGCCTGCCAAAGTTTTTCCATCAGCCGCAATAACGATTCCAAAGCACTGCCGTCGATAAAATTGACTGCGCTACAAATCAACAGCAAATGCTGAACTTCGGGTCGTTCCGCCACCTGTTTGAGTAGATGCTCCTCCAAATACGCGGCATTGGCAAAAAACAAGCTTTCATCGACTCGGATCGCCAAAACTTGGGGATCCGTGATCACCTCATGCCGCAACATATTGCGATAGTGCTCCGTTCCTGGCACCTGTCCGACGATGGCAATATGGGGGCGACTGCTGCGCCAGAGAAATAACCCAATGGAGGTGATCACCCCCAGCCCAATCCCCGGCTCGATCCCAACTGACAAAACGCTGGCAAAGGTTACGAGCCATACCCCCGCATCCCCTCGGTCGTAATGCCAGCTGTGCAGCAAGGGGCGAAAGTCCACTAACCCCAGCACTGCCACCAGAATGATCGCGGCCAAAGTAGTTTGGGGCAAAAAGAAAAACAGCGGCATCAAAAACAGTACCGTCAGGGCAATCAACCCCGCTGTAATCAGAGAAGCCAAGCCAGAATTGGCCCCCGCTTGAAAATTCACCACCGAGCGGCTGATCCCCCCCGTTACTGGGTAGCCCCCCGTGAGGGCGGCGGCGAGATTGGCCGCTCCCAACCCTATCAAATCCTGGTCGGGATCCACCTTCTGACGTTTTTTGCTGGCCAAAGATTGCCCCACGGCATAGCTCTCCGTAAAGCCCACCAAACTGATGGCCAAAGCTGTCGGCAGCAGGGATCCCCATTGCTCCAGGTTCAGCCAAGGGAAGGTTAGGGATGGCAACCCCGCTGGAATCGCTCCCACCACCGCTACCCCGGATCCCTGCGACAAATCTAAGCCCCACACCAGCAGCGTGGTTAGGATCACCACCCCCAACGGAGCACCTTTACTGAGGGGCAGCACCCAAACCTGCGGGATCCCCCACCGGCGCAACTGAGCCGGTAATTTTTGCTGGGCATAGAGGAGTAGGGCAATCCCCAACAGTCCCAAACCCAACGTCACTCCATTCAAGCCCCCACGGCTCTGCCACAGTTCCCGTAGCAACACCAGAAAGGACTCCGTATTGGGGATCCGTACCCCCAGCAAATGCTTGACCTGGCTAAAAGCAATGATCAAAGCCGCCGCACTGGTAAAGGCAGAAATCACCGAATGGCTGAGGAAATTCACCAAAAACCCCAACCGCAGCACTCCCATCCCGGCCTGGATCAGCCCCACCCAGAGGGCAATCCCCACGGCCAACTGCCCGTACTCTGGGCTACCCGGTTCTGCCAAGGGTTCCAACCCGGCTGCCACCAGCAACGACACCATCGCTACCGGCCCCACCGCCAGTACCCGGCTGGATCCCAGCAAGGCATAAACAATCAAGGGCAGAAGGCTGGCATACAACCCCGTTTGCGGGGGCAAACCGGCCAACAGAGCATAGGCCATACTCTGAGGCACCAGCATAATCGCCACGATCACCCCAGCAATCACATCCCCCGGCAAATTCCCAGGGGAATAGTGCCATGACCAATCAGTAAAAGGTAGGTAACGCTGCAGGATCCCGACTTGGGGAGAGGTTGATGGGGAATGGGGATCCTGCACCCCAGGGATCCCTTGCGTCATAGAGACTGGCCTCGGTTCCAGGGCATGCGCGCCAACAGAAGAGCCATGCCACAGGTATTGGTGACACCAGCGAACACCAGCCCTGATCCTACAAAACCACTCAACAGCAGCCACCAAGGGTTGACCAAAGCTCCCATGAGCGTGCCGAAGACAACAAGGGATCCCGCTGCGATCTGCACCTGACGCATCAGAGAAATGGGAGCATTTGGGGTGCGGGTGACGGGCAACTGAGCCGATTTCCAGGCTTCGATCCCTCCTTTGAGGTTGAGCACCTCTGGCCAACCTGTATCTAACAGTTGGCAACTGGCCCGGATCGAGCGGCTGCCCATGCGGCACTGCATCACCACCGTCTGTTCGGGAGTGGAGGTGGGCACCTGGGTTGGGTCAAAGGTGGAGAGCGGCATATTGATCGCCCCTGGGATCCGCTCCTCGGCATATTCTGAGGGTTCCCGTACATCGATCAGGTTCACCCGCCCCTGATCCAGCCATTGTTTCAACGTCAGGGCATCAATTTCCTTGAGACGGGGATCCCGATCCTGTTGGGCTTGCGGTTGTGGGTTTTGTGCAATGGTCATGATGTTCTCCTAGATTCTGTAAGGGTTTAGAGCTTGTTTTCGAGTGAAGAAGAAAAACTGGGTCAATCATCCTCTTGGAGCAAGTCGCTGGGTTCACCAGGATAAAACTGTTCGTCTAGAATTTGCTCTAGCGAATAGGGGCAATCTCTTGGGAAGACTTTCTTGGAAAGATTGGTCTCGCTACTAGCAAGTTCAGATGCTTTTAAGTAACTTCGCTATAGGGTCTCTTGCAAATGAGCTTTTAGACTTGGGTTGTCTAATAATAAATCAGAAATTTCAAATCTCTGAATCCGTAAAGTTGACAACCAACTTCGAGAGTGCCACTCAACTTGATATTCCCACTTCAGTAGATATCCAATCAAAACAGAAAGTCGATTCCGCAGTTCCTGCCGTTGCTGCTTACCCAAAGATTCGATCTCCTCAATAATCAAATTGGGCAAATCCAAACGTTCCCATGCCTGATCCCGCAGAAGCCGGGCTTGCTCCTGTGTCCAAGCATAGAAATCTGCATCGTAGGCTGTTTTCGCCATGTCCTTAGTCCACAAAGTTGCTAAGAGAGATTAACTGATCTTGAACATGATCTTGACCACCCTCAGAAGTTGGCAATGTTTGAAGAGTAAAGAACCCAGCTTTCTTGAGTGATCCAAGCAAGCTATTCATCGTCGGAACGTGTCAGTTGACCTACATCCTTATCAATGAACACTGCTTCTCTTAAGCTAAACAGTTGTGGGAACTTTGCCACATTGCTCGTTAGCGGGCACGGCCTCTTGGATCTTTTTCGGATTGGGTAAGTTCAGGCTATTCATCAAAGCGATGAAGCTCTCCCGTGACCGTAGGGATCCCGTTGCAGGGTCAACAAAGCGGGGGTTCCAACGTTTTTCTTCGCCAATGGTGGAAACGGTGCGCCCCTTGTAGTCATGCCCCGGATAAACCAAGGTTTCATCCGGCAAGCTGAACAAATGCCCCGTAACATGGTCATACATCAGGCCTGCATCCCCACTTTGGAAATCCGTCCGCCCGCAGCCGCGAATCAACAGCGCATCCCCGGTCAAAATCCGATCCCCATTCACCCGATAGGTCATGTGGCTGTCGGTATGACCCAAAGTGGCTATCGCCTCAATCAAGAGGGATCCCACCTGAAGGGTTTCTCCGTGGGCAATGAAACGGTCGGCACACTGGGCTTTGGCCTGTACGGGTACGATCCCCTGGCACCCGGTTCGTTCTCGCAATTTGCCAGTCCCGGTGACATGGTCGGCATGCACATGGGTTTCCAGACAATACTTCAGAGTTAGCCCCAACTCCTGGATCAAAGTGAAATCCCGCTCCACCTGCTCCAGCACGGGATCCACCAGTGCCGCCTCCCGGGTAACGGGATCCGCGATTAAATAAGTATATGTACCCGTCTCTTGATCAAACAGTTGTCGAAAGAGCATAACGTCCTCCTGTGTGTTCTTCAGACTCTGGCTCATACCCCTCAAGGCCACAGTTTATTGTCTCCATTTATAACTATATAACTATCTAGTGCTAAAATCAAGTCAAAGTAGAAGTAGAGGGATCCTCCCATGGCCCCAGCCCTAACCCCAGAAGTACTGAGCAGCGTGGCGGAATATTTCAAGGTACTCTCGGAGCCCAGTCGGCTGCAGATTTTGTGTGAGCTGCGTTCTGGCCCTAAAAATGTGACGGAGATCCTGGAGGTCACGGGCATGGGTCAAGCCAATGTTTCTAAACATCTGAAGATTTTGGCGCAAGCGGGCATCGTCAGCCGCCAACCGAAAGGGGTGAGTGTCTATTACCAGATTGTGGATCCCGCCTGTTTTGAGCTATGCGAGGTGGTGTGCAATCAGTTGATTGAGCGGCTCCAACAGCAAGCCCGCCAGCTAGAGCCGCTAGCTGTAGGTAGAGGGCCGGAGGTCAACTCTCGACCAGATGATTCTTTTTAGGCCGGGATCCCTGACTACCAGCCCTGATCTGTCGTCCGCTTTGCTCTAGCATGGAGTCATTGCCTGAGGCCAATCGGGCCAGTTCCTTGTTTTTTGCATGAGCGCTATTCCCCAACTAGAAGCAGACCTGATCTTCCACTCGATCCCTGAAGCCCTTGAAGACCTCAAGTCTGGTCGGATGATCATTGTGGTCGATGACGAAAATCGGGAAAACGAGGGGGATCTGATCTGTGCGGCCCAGTTTGCTACTCCCCAGGCGATCAACTTTATGGCCACTCATGCGCGGGGGTTAATTTGTCTGGCCATGCAGGGATCCCGCTTGGATGAGCTGAATATCCCTCTCATGGTGGGGCAAAATACCGATAGCAACCAAACCGCTTTCACCGTCAGCATCGATGCTGGATCAGAGGCAGGGGTCTCCACAGGTATTTCTGCTACCGACCGCTCACGCACCATCCAAGCAGCCATCAATCCCAATACACGACCGCAAGACCTACGCCGACCGGGGCATGTCTTTCCCTTGCGGGCTCGGGAGGGGGGGGTACTGAAGCGAGCTGGACATACCGAAGCAGCAGTGGATCTGTCGATTTTGGCGGGATTGTATCCGGCAGGGGTGATCTGTGAAATTCAAAACCCGGATGGATCGATGGCGCGATTGCCCCAGTTGATCGATTATGCTCGCCAGCACAACCTTAAGATCATCACCATTGCCCATCTGATCGAATATCGCCTGCACAATGAGCAGTTGGTGTATCGAGCGGCCACGGCTGCTCTTCCCACAGCATTCGGGCAGTTTCAAGTGATTGGCTACCGGGACACCCTCAATCAGGTGGAACATTTGGCCCTCGTTAAAGGAGATCCGACCCAATTTGCCGCAGAGCCTGTGTTGGTGCGGGTGCATGTGGAATGTCCGCTGGGGGATGCTCTGGGATCCCTGCGTTGTGACTGTCGTCGCCAATTGACGGCGGCTCTGAAGATGATCGATGACCAAGGCAAAGGGGTAGTGGTTTACCTACGCCAGCAAGTGCAGGGGATCACCCCCATTCAGCAGATCCAGACCTATGCCCTGCAAGACCTGGGGTTAGCAGGATCGGTTGCCCTCGCCATGGGCGAACGCATCAACGGGACAGAGTCCTTGTCGCCCCCAGCCATAGATTTGCGGGATTACGGCATCGGGGCGCAGATCCTACGGGAAGTGGGGGTACGCAAAATGCGCCTGATCACCAATACCCCCCGCCATATCAGTGGTTTGAATGGCTTTGGCCTAGAAGTCGCCGAACGAGTCCCTTTGCGGGTGGAGAAGCCAGATCCCAGTCGGCTCGAGCAGTAACCTGCACAACCTGTCGGCGGGAAAGAAGCAATGCCCTTAGACACCCTCAGTCAAGCTTGTGTGATAATTCTTAACAGCACTTCACTTGTGAACTGATCGGCCATCGATCAGCTACTGTTTTGGGAGCCTCTGTTGTGACTCGTACTGCAGCCCTGTCCTGGAGCTATCAGCAAATTTGGGCGGATAGTCTGACGGTCTTTTGGCGAGATTGGCTGGATTTGCGCGGGCGAGTTTGGCAAGTGCTGGCTTCTGGCCTGGTGGCACCTTTGATCTATATTTTCGCCTTTGGTGTCGGTTTAGGGGGATCCCTGGGGGCGGGGGGGTTGTCCTCAGTGGCAGGATCTAGCGGGGCGGGTTCTTATCTGCGCTTTATCTTACCGGGGATGGTGGCTTTGTCGGCTATGACCATTAGCTTTGCGGGTACGACCTTCTCCATTTGTGGGGCACGTCTGTTCACCAAGAGCTTTGAGGAATTGTTGCTGCTGCCGGTACACCCCCTCTCGTTGCACCTGGGCAAAGTGATGGCGGGGATTGCCCGGGGCCTGATCACCGCTTTGGGGGTCTTGGTGATTGGGGTGCTGGGTACAGGGGCTTGGGGGTT contains:
- the lipB gene encoding lipoyl(octanoyl) transferase LipB, which encodes MQERPHLLLHQPGEVPYRTAWAWQQTRLARMIRDPQLPDGLLLLTHPAVYTLGAGADPKFLFASAGRSLHSLSPLIGSPSAPHEQPVTSGKAIEVLRVERGGEVTYHGPGQWVGYPLLNLRRHQPDLHEYLRQLEQVLIECLAYFGLTGERIPGLTGVWVEGSKLAAIGIKVSRWITYHGFALNVCSDLTAFEVIVPCGIPDRPVGSLAQFCPQVTMEAVAPVLVESFCDVFGLQAQAVSLSEWLGEVESVAASI
- a CDS encoding TIGR02466 family protein, which encodes MPPFPQKAPLDLERHFAECVVYWQQGQVPQAAQLAQEILALEPDHTGSLQLLGMIAYRQGQLQEALGYLQKVVDLQPEEADAHYNLAFLLHSQGSLAEAVPHYRQALILDPDHLEARVNFAQLLRSAQLYREAAQEYREVVRLQPQSAQAHNDLGILLKEMGSLSEAIQAYEQAIQLQPDYVEAHNNLANALKASGNGQAAEQSYQRALQLKPNFAEAHNNLGTLYEEQGQLEKAVQCYQQAVLARSGYAEALSNLGDAFGQMGKLEQGLHCCQRAVLADPHLLEGQLNLANLLLMKGDPLGAETACQKALELHPAHPLALALQTIAQAEQQNWDGARHLADPKTFVQTFPSTQLFASAGQSPYETASFNQRLAERILAHPSLTWERSRNATRSGYHSGNLLADLNPADPDHPLHHLGSRIATTVPLYLEQLLPQLPPDHPWRERSQGQFQVRDLWAVVMQSQGHQIPHVHPSASLSGVYYVQVPQSMGIDLTDPSGWLEFGTYPERFPFAQAPNHPLVQKIQPQPGLLVLFPSHLWHRTIPYVGTEPRISIAFDIVFTGP
- the trxA gene encoding thioredoxin, which encodes MAQKQQFKSFTDMIEGSQTPILVDFYASWCGPCRLMANVLEQVKPQVGDAVSFIKVDTEKYPNIAARWGIQALPTLILFKDGQPIDRIEGLLQPRALLERLQAQVNLPVA
- a CDS encoding SulP family inorganic anion transporter, with translation MTQGIPGVQDPHSPSTSPQVGILQRYLPFTDWSWHYSPGNLPGDVIAGVIVAIMLVPQSMAYALLAGLPPQTGLYASLLPLIVYALLGSSRVLAVGPVAMVSLLVAAGLEPLAEPGSPEYGQLAVGIALWVGLIQAGMGVLRLGFLVNFLSHSVISAFTSAAALIIAFSQVKHLLGVRIPNTESFLVLLRELWQSRGGLNGVTLGLGLLGIALLLYAQQKLPAQLRRWGIPQVWVLPLSKGAPLGVVILTTLLVWGLDLSQGSGVAVVGAIPAGLPSLTFPWLNLEQWGSLLPTALAISLVGFTESYAVGQSLASKKRQKVDPDQDLIGLGAANLAAALTGGYPVTGGISRSVVNFQAGANSGLASLITAGLIALTVLFLMPLFFFLPQTTLAAIILVAVLGLVDFRPLLHSWHYDRGDAGVWLVTFASVLSVGIEPGIGLGVITSIGLFLWRSSRPHIAIVGQVPGTEHYRNMLRHEVITDPQVLAIRVDESLFFANAAYLEEHLLKQVAERPEVQHLLLICSAVNFIDGSALESLLRLMEKLWQAGVQFHMAEVKGPVMDRLKAIHFVEKIGADHIFLSTHQAMQALKVQGWKASANFTGRE
- a CDS encoding rhodanese-like domain-containing protein, giving the protein MTIAQNPQPQAQQDRDPRLKEIDALTLKQWLDQGRVNLIDVREPSEYAEERIPGAINMPLSTFDPTQVPTSTPEQTVVMQCRMGSRSIRASCQLLDTGWPEVLNLKGGIEAWKSAQLPVTRTPNAPISLMRQVQIAAGSLVVFGTLMGALVNPWWLLLSGFVGSGLVFAGVTNTCGMALLLARMPWNRGQSL
- a CDS encoding MBL fold metallo-hydrolase, encoding MLFRQLFDQETGTYTYLIADPVTREAALVDPVLEQVERDFTLIQELGLTLKYCLETHVHADHVTGTGKLRERTGCQGIVPVQAKAQCADRFIAHGETLQVGSLLIEAIATLGHTDSHMTYRVNGDRILTGDALLIRGCGRTDFQSGDAGLMYDHVTGHLFSLPDETLVYPGHDYKGRTVSTIGEEKRWNPRFVDPATGSLRSRESFIALMNSLNLPNPKKIQEAVPANEQCGKVPTTV
- a CDS encoding ArsR/SmtB family transcription factor; amino-acid sequence: MAPALTPEVLSSVAEYFKVLSEPSRLQILCELRSGPKNVTEILEVTGMGQANVSKHLKILAQAGIVSRQPKGVSVYYQIVDPACFELCEVVCNQLIERLQQQARQLEPLAVGRGPEVNSRPDDSF
- a CDS encoding ABC transporter permease — translated: MTRTAALSWSYQQIWADSLTVFWRDWLDLRGRVWQVLASGLVAPLIYIFAFGVGLGGSLGAGGLSSVAGSSGAGSYLRFILPGMVALSAMTISFAGTTFSICGARLFTKSFEELLLLPVHPLSLHLGKVMAGIARGLITALGVLVIGVLGTGAWGLLNPLALLILLLNCAVFAGIGVIAGLKVPSLESVGVLTNFLITPMSFLGATFFDPSQLPGFMQVLVYSLPLSYASVGMRAAAYQPLSQFPWYTVAVLAGLAVILAFVGAYQFSHQQD